TTCCGATGAGTTGGTTGTCAAGGATGCCAACGGCAACATACTGCAAGACGGCGATAGCGTCACCGTCATCAAGGACCTCAAAGTCAAAGGTTCATCCTCGGTGGTCAAAGTCGGCACCAAAGTCAAAAACATCCGCCTGGTCGAGGGTGATCATAACATCGACTGCAAAATCGACGGCATTGGCGCCATGAAGCTTAAATCGGAATTTGTTAAAAAGAGCTGATAGGCCCGATTAATCGAACGCGATCGACGCGGCTTCTTAGGTGGCGCATCGATCGCGGTTGATGCGCTTCACTGCATTGCCTACTTTGGGTCATCTCATCTTATTATTGATCCGGCCCTTGAAGGTGTTAACTCCGTTCGCCTTGAACGTGTCAAAAGGCGGCAGGGCTTCGGCCCTCTCAGCCCGAACGGTTCAAATATCATGGGGCTGGATCAATAAGCTGAGCACTGCCTCCTTCCAGTTGTGAATGTAGGTGCGTCGTTATCACTTGCCATGGCCGTTGCCACTACCATTTCCACCGCCATTGCCCGCACCTACACCTGAACCTCCACCTCCACCAGCACCAGAACCTCCACCTCCACCAGCACCAGAACCTCCACCAGCACCTCCGCCTGTCAGCAACAATGCCACGCCAGATTTCACCGGGTCGGCCTCGGCGATGTATGAGGTAAGCTGTACGGTTTGGGTAGCGCCTCTCGGATCTGTCCAGGTCACTTTGGCGTTAAGTTGCTTGCAATCGACTGAATTGTCGCAGGGCGTGACCGTCCAGGTCCTGGTAAAGGTGCTGTTGGCACCGACGGCGGTGTTGTTATCCGATCCCGAATAACCGGTATAGGTATTTTGATTGGCGAAGCTGCGTAGTTCCTCGATTTTGTCTTGTGCCAGATTCAAGGCATGGGTTTTCATGCGGCTATCCGCACTGCTGATCAGCGTAATGCCTTGCAATCTAGCCATTCCCAGCATCGCCACCGCCAAGATCAATGCGGAGATCAATGCTTCTAACAGACTAAAGCCTCCCTGAGAGACATGCAGCGGTTTTTTCATGGTAATTTTCCTTTAAAAATCTTTCCAAGTGCCGGGAATACGAGCCGCACTGTCCATGCCGATGTTGAATACGGTGTTTAAATCACCATCATCTTCCAAATCAACTTCGATGAATTCCGAATTGGCATTGGGTTTGTCAACGTCGCCTTCCCAAATGACTGAGCCATAAACTTTTGCTCCACCCCAGCCGTTAGAAGCACATTCAGTCGCTGACTCAAAATAGATGATGCCGTAGATGGTGATGCCGCCATTAAATCTCGGGCAGCCATTGTCACTGGGGATAATCAAAAGGATAGGCTGATCGGGTGCGCCTATGGTTTTGTCACCAACGCCAGTGCCGGTACATGAACCTGAATCGAAGATGTCGGCACTAGTGATAGGACCACTGTTGTTGATCACATAAATAGAAGGCGAAGAGTTGGCTGGACCGCATGGAATAGAGCTAGAGTAAACATGCCCAGCTTCGGTGGCCATGTCAATAGCGACTTGCAAATCCATTTTGAATATAAAATTCCAGGCACAATTTGTACCGGGGCAACCGGGAAAAGTGTCGCGGTTAAATCCCGTTCCAACCCCTTCCTCGCCAGCATCTTTAACGCCGTTGCCATTGTCATCAGTCCAGACTGTCACGTCCAGGTGGCCTTGCGGCAAACAGGATGGATCGGATGATGTACCACTGAGAACGGCAGGATTTGTGGCATCGAGCACAAACGTATCGGGCGTGCCGGTTGGCGCACCGGTAATGCATCCTGCTATCACCCAAGGTGGCGGCATCGGCATCCCTAGATCGAATAATTCCATGGGCGTCTGTTTGATAACGGTTTCCGAAGTTGCGGCAATGCTGCTGTCAGCGACACCTTGTGCAGCCGAAGTGACTTTGACCGAATCGGTGCCTTTCGTGTAGGTCAAGGTATAGACATAGCTCTCTCCAGTCGATGAACCAGTGACCGTGGCCAGTGCCGTTGGGCATCCTGCCGGTAATGATCCCGAGGAGCAAGTGACAGTATTGGGAATACTATTGTTATTTGCCCAGCCTACGCCATATTCCAACCCTGCCTCGGCCGCTTCCTGCACTTCGCGGGCACGCAGATCATTGCCGGTAATTTTTTGCTCCATTAGCCCGGTGTGCGCCGTGGTCAGTGAGATAACGGCCATTATGATTGCCAGCACCATCACCACTAGTAAGGTGGCGGCACCCTGCTGGCGGGCTTTCAAGTTGAAGTTCGGAAACGTCATGACTAATTCCACAAAGCGTAGCGATTAAGGAATCGGGGCCAGATATTTGTCATTGCGCACCCGCACCTGTTCGGTGATGGTTTGCGTGACGGCATTATCGTCGCGTAAACGGCCGGTCAGTGTAATAGTGACATTGCGTACGTATAGGCAGGCAGGATCCGGACTACCATCACGGGTGCAGATGTTGCAGACCTCGCCGCTATCGCAAAAGCCGTTATCATTATCATCCCCATAAGGAATACCATCGGTATCGGCAGTTTCCGAGACGCCATCGCCGTCATCATCACTAGTCATGCTGCTGACGTTGAGGGTTGTTGAGATCAGATTGAACGTCAACCCGGTGATTTCCACTTCCGATTCGGTAACGGACTCCCAGACGCCATCGGTGCAGTTTGCATTGGTTGTGCCACTGGTACGCATTTCCAGATCGCCGCCATTGTTTAATCGGAAACCGAGTCTTTCATTTGCGTTAACTACCGGTGCTGGCTCATCTGTAACGCCATCGCCATTAGTATCCATATTAGCCCCATCATTACGGTTATAGGCATAGACGATACAACTGCCACCGTTATAAACCGTCAATTCGGCTGTCGGACCGAAAAAAGGATTGTCTTGCAGCGAAGCCAAATTAGTCGTTGGGTCAGATGTCACAAACCCTGCCCGGCGGATATCGCGTTCCATAATGTCCATCATGGCGCGCATATCCTGGTTCAGGCGGCTGAGTTTAATGTTGTCGGTCTGGCCTTTGAGCGTGACGACAAAAACACTGATGCCGGCGGCAACAATAATCAAGCCAATCAGCATGCCGATCAGCAGTTCAATCAGTGTTACACCGGTTTGCTGTTTATGGATTATTAACATGTTTCGTATCCCCCCATTGAGCCGCAAATCCGTGCACGCCCCAGCGTGCTAACAATGACGTCGGCACTAAAATTGCTGGAAGTGATTGTGATTGTGCCGTTATTGGGGTTGGTGCCTCGTGTCGGATCAAAGGTGGTATAGGCAACGCCACCGGTAAAACTGGCCGTTGTTAAGGTTGTTGAGGGGAAATCGATGCCATTCACTGTTTTGGGAAGAATGCCATCAGAAACAGCGAGAGCCGGGACTGTATCGATGGTGTAACTCCATGAACCGCCAGGAGTGAAAGTGACTCTGACTTTTTTATTGCGCTTAATGGCTTCGGCCCGAGCCCAGCGCAGATCGGCTAACACGGCTTCAGCCGCGCTGTTGATGCGTTGCTTTTCGAGAGTGGTTTTGAATGAAGGAACGGCAAGCGCCGCCAGGATGGCGATAATGGCAATAACTATCATTAACTCGAGTGACGTGAAACCTGAACCCTTTAATTTTTCATATGCCTTTTTTCGTTTTTCATAATTCATAGATGCATATCGGTTTTTGACGAATTCACTAAGCATTACTTAAAGCGTCTTGTTTAATAAGATTGCTTCTGTGCCAGCAGTAGAGAAAATTGCCGAGCAGCATTTACACTCAGCAAAAGACTGTGCCTTCGTGCAGTGCAAAAAATAAGGCAGGTTAAAGATTACTTTACGCATCATCTAATCCTTTGTAACAGTCAGAATCTTTCAACAGGTTTGCTCCCTGGTTGCGCTGGACTCTGAGTTATTTGTTCTCCGGTATCATTGGTATCTACTGGAGAAACTGCCCGGTACATATGCCGGCAGGCAAATAAGTCGGAATACGACAAACAATTTAAAAGCGCGATCACCTTAATTCAAACGCTAGTTAAAAGCCGTGATCATCTTCACGTTTAAGAAATATTTAAGAAAAATTTAAGATTTTTTAAAATGCATAAAGAAAAGGGAACTGGCCTGACCAATGTGTTCATCCCAACGGCGTATTGTTCAGCCGTCTCGTGGTTGTCGAGCGGCATCACGGCAAAAACTGAACGCGCCCTGGAGGATGGCCTTGGTTTCGGCAGGCTTTGGCAAATTCAGCGACCATCTTTTGGTGGGCAATTTCGGCGATGGCAGGATTAATGCCTTTGATCTGGCGACCGGGAAGTTTATCGGCCAGCTGGAATCTACCGATAATGTTCCCATTCGGATTGAAGGCTTGTGCGGATTCGCCTTTGGTAGCGGCTTCCTGAGTCGGCCGATCAATACCCTGTTCTACCACAGGGCCGGGTGATGAACGGCACCGAGTCTATGGCCGCCTTGATGTGCAGTCTCATAACAATCTGTACCGAAAATGACGATACAAATTGAGACGCTTCCAAGTAATTTGTCATCGGAGGGATGGCTAGATGTTCTAGCTGACAGGGTGCTCGACGCTCAAAAAGCCCATCGACACTCTTGATGCGATTTACTGTATTCAACACATCCCATCTGACTGCGTTGTTTCTTATGCCCTATAGGGTATATCCCGCATAAGCCCCCATCCATGAGCTTATGCGGGGAAAATGACGGGATCATTTCCTGCCGATGCAGTGGCCAGCGCATCCTGCCGGACTACATTAAAGCCCCTGCTGATTTTTACGTCTAGCGCCAAGCAAACCTAATAACCCTGAACCAAAAAGCCAGACTGCGGCAGGAACCGGTACGGCGCTAGGAGCATTGTCATACTCTACATAATATCCAGTTATCCAACTGTCAGCTGACGCAATATCATTCCATTGGTTGTTAGACCATTTCATCAGATAATTTTCGCCGCCACAGCAATTATTGGGTTCTCCAGCTGCCCAATTTGTATAAGACCACGTTTCCCCGGTTATCCATTCCCATATCCCTTCCTGTGCGGCATCGGAAGCGCCCAAATAACCAAAAGCGTTACCCGCTATAGATGATATGAACTGATCTTCGCCGGCATCCGTAACAGTGGCCAAATATCCATTCACTCCGTTGTGAATTGAGCCTGCAGCGCTGCTCGCTGCGTCATTCCAACTGATACTTCCAGTACTGATAAAATCATACCAGTGCCCATTGCCAGCATATTGCACCGGCGCGGCATTCGCCGAGCCTACTGAAGCCAACAGTGCAATACTGCTTAAAACTAACTTTCTCATAACTAATTACCTTAAATTCCGTTTGTAACTCAAAACATTAACAGTCTGTAAGAAACTGCTGCACAACTGCACGTTAACTTAGTGCAGAGCTTGAGTTTATTATCAAATTATTTTCAAAAATATGAAAAATTTCACATAAAAATCCGGATTGATACTCTTGACAATTTCAAAAATCAATGAAACTGCCATATAGAATTTTTTGCAGGTTATAGTCTGTCAGGATACGCATTACATATATTGTTGTGGTTTAATCCACTGGAATTTTGAAAATGGCGCGCAGAACTTTTTTAGAGGATAAATGCCGCCCTACGCCCATTCATTAAAATCAAGCCCGCGTTCTTCGTCATCTTCAATAATCAGCGCATGTTTCAACACGCCCTTGCCATCATATTGATAGCGGTGTTCGGATTCGACTTCGCCGTACACGATCTTTTGGCAGACCAGCAGGCGGCCTTGAGTATCGAAATAGCCGCGATAAAAGGTGTTGCGATTGTTCAAGCCGGCTTCGGTCAGTTCATTGACCAGTTTTAACGGCAGCTTGACGCCGCTGTAGCTGACGAAATGGCGGCAGATTAGCGAGGGTTCCTGATTCATGGGTATGTCGTTAGGAAAATAAGTGGATGGCGATGATTTCCAGGGTCCGGTCCAGCGACAGGTTTTCATTCTCGCCGACGATATTGTGCGCGGAAATCGGGTATTTAAGGTCGATGCCGTAGCGTCCGTGGTTCTGCGCAAACGTGTAGACATAGGCCGACACGTCGGGCTCACCGGCCCGGCAGAGCTCGATCGCCTGAGGGTTGGGTTCCAGGGTTTTCATCGCCAGCGTGTTTTCGCCGTGAAGACGCACCAGCTCCAGAAGCAGCAGCTTCAGCGCGATGTCCTTATCAATAGCCCAGACGTTGACCATGGTTAAAGCTTTTTCAGCACGATCGGCCGGGTGCAATGAGTCATCAGGAACAGCTTCTGCAGCCTGTTGATCAGCCACATCGACAGCGAAAGACCGAGCAAGGCGCCGCCGGCCGTCCACAGATCGGCATGGGGGCCGGTGCCGGCCAGCAGCCAGTGGACCGCGCCGGTGCTGGCGAACATGGCCATCAGCGGCGCCAGGTACAACAATACGGAGGCTTTCAGCACCAGGCCTTCATCGACGGCGACGATGACTTCATCGCCCGCGCGCAGGGCGATTTGGCTGTCGACGGCAACGGCCTTTTTGCCGATCACGCTGCCGATTGCCGACGTCGAGCACGAGGCTTTCTGTTTGCAGCCCGCGCAGGCGCCGCTCTGCCGGCTTTCGACCCAGACCTGGTGATTTTCCGTTTTTACGACGACAGCTATTTCTTCAATCATGATTTGTTCCAATTAACGGGTGTTGGAAAGGCAGGCATTCAGCTGTAGGGGCGAACCTATGTGTTCGCCCTTGCCCAACGGTTCGCCCTTGCCCAACGGTTCGCCCTCGGCCAATGGTTTCCCGGTAACCTGTCGTGCACCGGACACAGGGCGGACACGCAGGTCCGCCCCTACGATTCATCCCGGAATTGGAAATTGACCTTGCGGTTGTTTCGGCAATCCCGTAAGGGCAATTTTAACCGCCCAGGGCGAATACCCTAAAGGGCACAAGTGAATTCGCCCCTGCATGAGCGCCTGCAGCCAACCACCCCCTATCCTTGTATCTGCAGCAGGCCCGAATCGTTACGCGCCTGCTGCGCCTGCCATTCGTCCTGCGTGTAAGCCTTAACGCTGACCGCATGCAGCTTGCCCGAGGCCAGCGGCTCCTTCAGCGTTGCCAGCACCAGCTGCTGCTCTTTTACCGGGGACAGATCCGTAAATTGCTCGCTGACGACCGCTAAGGACAGATCGCAGCCGGTGCCTTCGATAAAAACCTGCGCATCCGGTATGCCCTGACGCACCAGCGCTTCAACCTCGGCGGCGCTCAGCGTATCGCTTTCCGGCTGTGCGTCTTCGGCGACCGCCTGCTTTAGCAGCGGCGACAGACTGCCCTCGTTGGCCATGGCTTCAATGATGTCGCAGCCGCCCACCAGTTCGCCGTTCACAAACAATTGCGGATAAGTTGGCCAGTGCGAAATGCTCGGCAGCTTTTCGCGGATGAAAGGCGCCTCCAACACGTTGACATAGGCATAAGCGGCGCCGGTCTTATTGAGAAAGTCGATGGCCTTGGCCGAAAACCCGCATTGCGGACTGGCCGGTATGCCTTTCATATAGATGATGATCGGGTTGGATGCCAGTTGCTGGCGGATTTTGTCTTCGGTTTTCATGGTGTTCCCGTGTTTCCTTTGTGGGGGCGACTTTAGTCGCCCGAGCTTCGTGAAGCCGCCGTTATGACGCCTGTTGCCTGATCTTGACCGTTTCTTTCCTGATCACTTTGATTTCGCCTTCGCCCCTGACGTTGGCCGCATCGATGATGCACTGTTCAACATCGTCGCGAGAGGGAATCTCGAACATGGTCTTTCTGAGAATCTGCTCCATGATGCTGCGCAGTCCGCGCGCGCCGGTTTCCCGCTCGATGGCCTTGTTGGCGATTTCAACCAGTGCCTCCTGCTCGAATTTCAGCTCCACGCCCTCGTAGGCGAACAGTTGCTGATACTGGCGGACCAGCGCGTTCTTGGGTTCGGTCAGCACCTGTATCAAGGCATCCACATCCAGCGGCTCCAGCGGCGCCAGCACCGGAAAGCGGCCGATGAATTCGGGAATCAGGCCGAACTTGCGCAGGTCGCTGGGCTGCGTGGCGTTGAGCATCTCTTCCAGGGCCGGCTTTTTGTTCGGGTTGCTGACGGGGGCATGAAAGCCGATGGCCGTGTCGGTGGGCACGAGGCGGCGCTCGACGTGCCTTTCCAGGCCCGGAAACGAGCCACCGGCGATGAACAGGATATTGCGCGTATCAATGATCGTATCGGCACCGTCCTTGCCGCGGCCCTTGGACGGCACCTTGACCTGCGAGCCTTCGACCAGCCTCAGCAAGGCCTGCTGCACGCCCTCGCCGGAAACGTCGCGCGTGCCGGTCTGCTGTTCCGGGCTGCGCGCAATCTTGTCGATTTCATCGAGATAGACGATACCCCATTCAGCGTTGCCGATATTGCCGTTGGCCACGTCCAGCAGCCGGACCAGGATATTCTCCACGTCGTCGCCGACATAGCCGGCCTGCGTCAGCGTCGTGGCATCGGCCACCACGAACGGCACGCCGACGATCCTGGCCAGCGTGCTGGCCAGCAGCGTCTTGCCGGTGCCGGACGGCCCGATCAGCAGGATGTTGGATTTGCCGATTTCCACATCCTTGTCGTATTCGCCCAGCCCCGCGTCGCCGCTTTCGTGCTTGAGCCGCTTGTAGTGGTTGTAGACCGCGACCGACAGTATTTCCTTGGCCAGATGCTGGCCGATGATGTACTGATCCAGATATTCCTTGATCTTGGCCGGAATCGGCAGCGGCCCCTGCATTTCCGCCAGCTCCTTGCGCCGGCTCCAGCTCGATATGACCTGGCTGGACAGCAGCACGCAGGCCTCGCAGATGGTGCCCTCGGCGCCGGCGATCAGCGGCACGGATGCCGATTGTTCGATACCGCAAAAAGAACAGTGTCTGGTTTCTTTATCCGCCATAACTTTTTCCCTCCGTTTCGGCGACCGGCAAACTGGCCAGCCAGGCGCGCTGACAGTTGCTTCTGTAGCGCTCCTTCATCAGCTGGCGTATTTTCGGCGTCGCGTTTTTTAATGAGATGGTTTCCGCCCGGTGTATCTGTTTGCACAGCAGGACATGGAAGCCGATTTCCGATTCCAGAACCTCGCTGATTTCGCCGGTCTTCATGCTGAACAGCACGGCGTCCAGTTCGGGATACAGCTTGCCGCGCGGCACCTTGCCCAGTGCGCCCCCATTCAGGGACGTCGGGCATTCCGAATACTTCAGGGCCAGCTCGGCAAATTTGTAGGGTTTTTTAAGCAGCCTTGCGCGGATATCCTGAATGCGGTCCCAGGCATTCTCGCGCGTATTTTCGGGATAATCCGGATTGATGCTGATAAAGATGTGACAGGCCTCGCGCAGTTCGGGCCGATTGAATTGCTCGGCGTGCAGATGGTAGTAAATGCCGATTTCCACCTCGTTGACCTCGGGCGAGCGCGCGGCGACCTTCTCCAGCACGGCATTGACCTTGCATTGCCGGTACAGCGCCTCACGTAGTGTCGCTTCAGTCAATTGGTTTTTCGCCAGTTCAGTCAAAAAAGCGTTGTCGTCTTCGTAACGGTCGCGGACTTCCTGATAAGCCATCTGCAATTCGCGCTCGGGGATGATCACGGATGCAGCTTCCGGCGCGTTCAGGACCCGGCTTTCCAGCCGGTATTCATTTCTGGCCTGCGTTTCGGCCTGCCGCAACTGGACCGGGTCCAGCTTGTCCGGCGCTTTCCTAAACAGTGCCAGAGAGGATCTCAACAAGGCATAGGGTTCTGCCCGGGCAGTTCTTTCAACGGTTTCCATAGTCAACCCTCCGGCTCGTTAAAGGTTTCGGGATGGGCGGGTTCCAGCGCCGATTCCGGCACTTGCAGCATCCGTCCGGTAAAATTGACGTGGTACTGAATCATCTCGTTGTCCCTGATCACTTTGAAAATCTCCCCTTGCGTGCCTTTGGGATACAGGATCTGGCCCTTTATGCCGAGATCGACCGCGCAGACCACCTGGTCCCTGAACTCGAAACGGCTGGGATTCCAGGGATCGTCGGCGCTGATCAGTTCCTCCAGGCGGCAGCCGACCATGCGACCGTGATTGAGAAAATGCACCGTGAAGATGACCTGGTCCTGCAGGAAGGTGCCGACCTCGACCACGTTGCCGACGCTGCCGCGCCGGATCAGCAAGTGGCCCACCTCCAGGCCCGGATAGGTGCCGTCGTTGCGGATGTTGCGCGTCACGCGCACCGCTTCGCCGTATTCAAACCGACCTTCGTCAAAGCGTTCGGGGTTCATGTTTTTATATCACTCAGTGAAACAAATGCAGTCTGCGGCTGATCCATGGAAAAGACCTTGAACACCTTCTCGGTCTGGGCGTCGGATTCGACGAAGTCCTGATAGGCGCGCATCAGCAGGCGGCTGTACACGGCCCGTTTGGCTTCTTCGGCATCCGGCATGTTGTCTGCGGCTTTTTGCAGGTAGTCATGGAAACGCTGCAGGATGTGCAGGCGGTTGACGTGCACGACGCGCTGGTCGTAGTCCAGTTCGAAATACTGCAGGAAGTCTTCGGCCGATTCCAGCTCTTCCATTTCTTCTTCAAAGCTCATCTTTTTTCTCCAATCATTCAAATAGGCCCGACTAATGAGACGTCCTGAAACAGCAGGTATAACGCCAGCAGGACGAACAGTGCTGTCGTTGTCACGGTCATCAGCATGGAATAGGGTTTTTCGTTCGACATGACTGCCTCCTAAACAAATTAACCACGATAGGGTACGCACCGCGTACCTTTTATTAAGCCTTTCGAAAGGTACGCAATGTGTACCCTACAACTAATGAAATCAGTGCATGTGTAGGGGCGAATTCATTCGCCCTAGCGGGACGGGGCAACATGCCCCGTCCCGCTGCGTACCCTACGAATTAATCACACCGTGGCCCCAACCTCGGCCCTGCACTGGTGCAGCAATTCCAGCAGCCCCTTGGCGCCGATGCGATCCATACGGTCCAGCTCGACCAGTTTCTCGAAAATTGACTGGCTTAAATCCAGCTTGTGCAGGCGCATGTTCAGAAAGCCGATGGCTTTCAGGGTGAACAGGTACAAGCGGACCCTTGTCAGCGAATCGGGCGGAGCCGCATCGATATGACTCTGCCGCAGGTCGCGCCAGTCTTCGGGAAATCCGGTCATGTGCCTGACCACGTCCAGAGCCTTGCCAGTTGCGCTGAGAGCGTCTTCCAGCCGATGCTGGTAATAATAAAAACGGTTCAGGGCCACCAGCACGTTCAGCGATTCGGGCGCCAGAAAATAGGCTCTCAGCAGGGGCAGTTCGGCCTCGGCGCTGTAATCTTCGGAAGCCTGCCTGATCAGCCGCTCGACCTCGGGCGCATCCGGCCGGTCGAAATACAAATCCTTGGCTTCAAAGTCGAGCAGATCCATTTATTCCCCCACGGCGCGCTTGATGACGATTTCCTGCTCGGTCGCACAAAGGCTTTCCGCTTCGCAGGTTTCGCAATGATGTTCGTGCAATGCCTTGCTGACTTCGGTCTGCCGGGCTTCCAGTTCGTCGATGCGCTCCATCAGGCAATTGATGGCCTTGCCGACCGGATCGGGCACCAGATGGTGGTCCAGATCGATGCCGTGCCGGTTCTGTATCTTGGCACCCTTGCTCTGGATGACACGGCCGGGAATGCCGACCACCGTGCAGCAGGGCGGCACGTCCTTGACCACGACGGAATTGGCGCCGACGCGCACGTTGTCGCCCAGCGTGATGGCGCCCAGCACCTTGGCGCCGGAGCCGACCAGCACGTTGTCGCCCAGCGTGGGATGGCGTTTTTCCTGGTTCCAGGTCGTCCCGCCCAGCGTCACCCCGTGATAGAGCGTGACGTCGTTGCCGATGACCGTGGTTTCGCCGATCACGACGCCCAGGCCGTGGTCGATGAACAGGCGCCGGCCTATCGTCGCGCCGGGGTGGATATCGACATTGGTCAGCATCCGTGCAACCGAGGCGAGGATTCTGGCCGGCAATTTCCAGCCCGCTTTCCACAGCCGGTGATTGACGCGGTGAAACAGTGTCGCGTGCACGCCGGGATAGGTCAGCAGGATTTCCCAAACGCTGTGCGCGGCCGGATCGCGGGCGAACACGCAGTGAACGTCTTCGCGCCATTGCGCCATCAGGCTCAGCGGCACTTCCGGGCGCTTGTCCAAAGACACGGCAACCATCAGCTCAGGCTCCAGCCAGTTTTGCCAGGCACCGCCAGGCCCGGTATCCTGAAAAAGGAACCCGGATAGCGGTCATCGCCCTGCTCTCGTCTGTTAGGCTCTGCCGGCAGCGATGGCCGGGGCATGTCCACGGGCTTTTCCGCTGTGAGTTGTTTGTGTTGATCATTCATAGCAATATCCTCCGGAGAGATTTTGATGAAACCGGTTCAGGTCGGCAGCGGTCGGCGAACGTTTAGTCCGGCTGACAAAATGCCGGACCTGCGTCAGCAGTTGCTGCGCCTGCAGGCGCGTCAACTGGATGCCCAGTTGCTGATAGGCATGCATGACGCCGCGCGTGCCCGAATGCTTGCCCAGAACCAGTTGGTGGCGGCGCCCGACGATGGCCGGGTCGACGCCCTGATAATTGTTCGGATCTTTCAGCAAGCCATCGACATGGATGCCCGCTTCATGGCTGAAGACGTCCTTGCCGATCAGGCTCTTGCGGCTGCCGATGGCATCGCCCGAGGCGCTGGCGACCTGTTCCGACAAGGCTGTGAAGCTGGTCAGGTCGATGCCCGTTTCAAAGCCGTATAACTGCTTCAGGCCGACCACGACTTCTTCCAGTGCAGCATTGCCGGCCCGCTCGCCCAATCCGTTGACGGTCGTGTTCAGATGCGTGGCACCGGCCAGGGCTGCGGCCAGCGTATTGGCGGTCGCCAGTCCCAGATCGTCGTGGGCATGCATTTCGATCTCCAGATCGGTTGCGGCACGCAAGCGCTTGATCGTTTCAAACACGCCGAACGGCTCCATGATGCCTACCGTATCGGCAAAGCGGATGCGGCTCGCCCCGGCTTGCTGCGCGGCTTCGGCCATTTGCAGCAAAAAACCGGTATCGGCGCGCGAGGCATCTTCCATGCCGACACAGACCTCCAGGCCCAGATCGCGCGCCTCGCGGACGCAAGCGGCAATGGTCTTCAGGACCCACGGCCGGCTTTGTTTCAGCTTGTTCTCAATATGCTGGTCCGATGCCGAAATCGACAGATCGACCTTGTCGACATTAAGGTTCAGGCAGGCGCGCAAATCCTCGCGCCGCATCCTGGACCAGACCAGCAGTTTGGCGGGCAGTCCCAGAGCCGCGATAGCCTTGATCTCGTCGCGCTCAAGATCGCCCATGGCCGGAATACCGATCTCCAGTTCCGGCACGCCCAAAGTCGCCAGCTTAGCGGCAATCGCCAGCTTTTCCTCCAGCGAAAAGGCGACGCCGGCCGATTGCTCGCCGTCCCTGAGCGTAGTGTCGTCAATGATGATCGTGCGATTTTGAGCTTTCATAATTCACGTAGGGTACGCATTTATGCCCTTTAGGGTACCGCGTACCGCTTGTTGAGTTTTAATCAAGGTACGCAATGCGTACCCTACATTTTTGTATCATGCATACGTCGGCTGGAACGCCTGT
This is a stretch of genomic DNA from Methylobacter sp. YRD-M1. It encodes these proteins:
- a CDS encoding zinc ribbon domain-containing protein YjdM, translated to MSNLPKCPACGSEFTYEDGDMYICPECAHEWPKGETAEAGSDELVVKDANGNILQDGDSVTVIKDLKVKGSSSVVKVGTKVKNIRLVEGDHNIDCKIDGIGAMKLKSEFVKKS
- the pilV gene encoding type IV pilus modification protein PilV — translated: MKKPLHVSQGGFSLLEALISALILAVAMLGMARLQGITLISSADSRMKTHALNLAQDKIEELRSFANQNTYTGYSGSDNNTAVGANSTFTRTWTVTPCDNSVDCKQLNAKVTWTDPRGATQTVQLTSYIAEADPVKSGVALLLTGGGAGGGSGAGGGGGSGAGGGGGSGVGAGNGGGNGSGNGHGK
- a CDS encoding pilus assembly PilX family protein, giving the protein MTFPNFNLKARQQGAATLLVVMVLAIIMAVISLTTAHTGLMEQKITGNDLRAREVQEAAEAGLEYGVGWANNNSIPNTVTCSSGSLPAGCPTALATVTGSSTGESYVYTLTYTKGTDSVKVTSAAQGVADSSIAATSETVIKQTPMELFDLGMPMPPPWVIAGCITGAPTGTPDTFVLDATNPAVLSGTSSDPSCLPQGHLDVTVWTDDNGNGVKDAGEEGVGTGFNRDTFPGCPGTNCAWNFIFKMDLQVAIDMATEAGHVYSSSIPCGPANSSPSIYVINNSGPITSADIFDSGSCTGTGVGDKTIGAPDQPILLIIPSDNGCPRFNGGITIYGIIYFESATECASNGWGGAKVYGSVIWEGDVDKPNANSEFIEVDLEDDGDLNTVFNIGMDSAARIPGTWKDF
- a CDS encoding PilW family protein produces the protein MLIIHKQQTGVTLIELLIGMLIGLIIVAAGISVFVVTLKGQTDNIKLSRLNQDMRAMMDIMERDIRRAGFVTSDPTTNLASLQDNPFFGPTAELTVYNGGSCIVYAYNRNDGANMDTNGDGVTDEPAPVVNANERLGFRLNNGGDLEMRTSGTTNANCTDGVWESVTESEVEITGLTFNLISTTLNVSSMTSDDDGDGVSETADTDGIPYGDDNDNGFCDSGEVCNICTRDGSPDPACLYVRNVTITLTGRLRDDNAVTQTITEQVRVRNDKYLAPIP
- a CDS encoding GspH/FimT family pseudopilin, with product MNYEKRKKAYEKLKGSGFTSLELMIVIAIIAILAALAVPSFKTTLEKQRINSAAEAVLADLRWARAEAIKRNKKVRVTFTPGGSWSYTIDTVPALAVSDGILPKTVNGIDFPSTTLTTASFTGGVAYTTFDPTRGTNPNNGTITITSSNFSADVIVSTLGRARICGSMGGYETC
- a CDS encoding lectin-like protein, which produces MRKLVLSSIALLASVGSANAAPVQYAGNGHWYDFISTGSISWNDAASSAAGSIHNGVNGYLATVTDAGEDQFISSIAGNAFGYLGASDAAQEGIWEWITGETWSYTNWAAGEPNNCCGGENYLMKWSNNQWNDIASADSWITGYYVEYDNAPSAVPVPAAVWLFGSGLLGLLGARRKNQQGL
- a CDS encoding DUF6156 family protein, whose translation is MNQEPSLICRHFVSYSGVKLPLKLVNELTEAGLNNRNTFYRGYFDTQGRLLVCQKIVYGEVESEHRYQYDGKGVLKHALIIEDDEERGLDFNEWA
- a CDS encoding SoxR reducing system RseC family protein, translating into MIEEIAVVVKTENHQVWVESRQSGACAGCKQKASCSTSAIGSVIGKKAVAVDSQIALRAGDEVIVAVDEGLVLKASVLLYLAPLMAMFASTGAVHWLLAGTGPHADLWTAGGALLGLSLSMWLINRLQKLFLMTHCTRPIVLKKL
- the grxD gene encoding Grx4 family monothiol glutaredoxin, which encodes MKTEDKIRQQLASNPIIIYMKGIPASPQCGFSAKAIDFLNKTGAAYAYVNVLEAPFIREKLPSISHWPTYPQLFVNGELVGGCDIIEAMANEGSLSPLLKQAVAEDAQPESDTLSAAEVEALVRQGIPDAQVFIEGTGCDLSLAVVSEQFTDLSPVKEQQLVLATLKEPLASGKLHAVSVKAYTQDEWQAQQARNDSGLLQIQG